A genome region from Chengkuizengella sp. SCS-71B includes the following:
- the fabG gene encoding 3-oxoacyl-[acyl-carrier-protein] reductase codes for MLKGKVALVTGASRGIGKSIALSLAEAGADIVVNFAGNEKAAAEVVETIEDLGQKAIKIKANVSQVSEVNDMFKETIKTFGKVDILVNNAGVTRDNLLMRMKEDEFDQVIDINLKGVFNCIKAASRPMMKQRSGRIINISSVVGVLGNAGQANYVAAKAGVIGLTKSAARELAPRGITVNAVAPGFIETDMTDHLKGDLEEGILNQIPLARMGQPAEIANAVKFLANEESSYITGQTLHVDGGMYM; via the coding sequence ATGCTTAAGGGGAAAGTCGCTTTGGTAACAGGAGCTTCTCGTGGAATTGGGAAATCCATTGCGTTATCTTTGGCAGAAGCAGGTGCAGATATCGTTGTGAATTTTGCTGGGAATGAAAAGGCTGCAGCTGAAGTTGTAGAGACTATAGAAGACTTGGGGCAAAAAGCGATTAAAATTAAAGCGAATGTTTCTCAAGTTTCTGAAGTTAATGATATGTTCAAGGAAACGATAAAAACATTTGGTAAGGTTGATATTTTGGTGAATAATGCTGGCGTAACAAGAGATAATTTGTTAATGAGAATGAAAGAAGATGAATTTGATCAAGTTATTGATATCAATTTAAAGGGGGTCTTCAACTGTATTAAAGCGGCTTCAAGACCTATGATGAAACAGCGTTCAGGCAGAATTATTAATATTTCTTCCGTTGTAGGAGTATTAGGGAATGCGGGGCAAGCTAATTATGTGGCAGCAAAAGCAGGGGTTATAGGTTTAACCAAATCAGCTGCTAGGGAGTTAGCCCCACGAGGAATTACTGTAAATGCAGTAGCGCCGGGGTTTATTGAGACAGATATGACGGACCATTTAAAGGGGGATTTAGAAGAAGGAATTTTAAATCAGATTCCGCTAGCAAGAATGGGACAGCCTGCTGAAATTGCAAATGCGGTGAAATTCCTTGCTAATGAAGAGTCTTCCTATATAACTGGTCAGACTTTACATGTAGATGGTGGAATGTATATGTAA
- the fabD gene encoding ACP S-malonyltransferase — protein MGKIAFVFPGQGAQTVGMGLDVYEQHEGARQIYDKADEILGFKLTDLIFKGPEGELKLTYNTQPALLTTSVALYEVFKEAGVRPDFVAGHSLGEYSALVSARVLSFEDALKTVRLRGEFMDQAVPKGKGTMAAVLGLGRERLEDLCKEVSQNVGLVEMANINCPGQIVISGTTEGVQEIVEKGKEAGAKRVLPLEVSGPFHSTLMKDAADKLALTLDEITLNNPQVPVVANVTASMVTQPKEIQKLLVDQVCAPVQWEDSINYLLEQGVDTFFEVGSGKVLAGLIKKINRKVKVFSINDMKSIADFKMEGLHA, from the coding sequence ATGGGGAAAATTGCATTTGTTTTTCCAGGACAAGGTGCTCAAACTGTTGGCATGGGGTTGGATGTTTATGAACAACATGAGGGTGCTAGGCAAATTTATGATAAAGCAGATGAAATATTAGGTTTTAAATTAACAGATTTAATATTTAAAGGACCTGAAGGAGAATTAAAACTTACTTATAATACACAACCTGCTTTGCTTACGACGAGTGTAGCTCTGTATGAGGTTTTTAAAGAGGCGGGGGTTCGTCCTGATTTTGTAGCAGGACATAGTCTAGGAGAATATAGCGCTTTAGTATCTGCGAGGGTACTTAGTTTTGAGGATGCCTTAAAAACGGTTCGATTACGCGGTGAGTTTATGGATCAGGCTGTTCCAAAGGGGAAGGGGACGATGGCTGCAGTTCTTGGCTTAGGAAGAGAGCGGTTAGAGGATCTGTGTAAAGAAGTAAGTCAAAATGTAGGATTAGTTGAAATGGCGAATATAAATTGTCCTGGCCAAATCGTGATTTCTGGGACAACCGAAGGTGTTCAGGAGATTGTTGAAAAAGGGAAAGAAGCAGGAGCGAAGAGAGTGCTTCCTTTGGAAGTGAGTGGACCTTTTCATTCTACTCTTATGAAAGACGCAGCAGATAAACTCGCATTGACATTGGATGAAATAACATTAAACAATCCACAAGTCCCAGTTGTTGCTAATGTAACAGCAAGTATGGTAACACAACCGAAAGAAATCCAAAAATTATTAGTTGACCAAGTATGCGCACCCGTCCAGTGGGAAGATAGTATTAATTACTTACTTGAACAAGGGGTGGATACGTTCTTTGAAGTTGGATCAGGAAAAGTTTTAGCAGGATTAATTAAAAAGATTAATCGTAAAGTTAAGGTGTTTTCTATTAATGACATGAAATCAATAGCAGATTTTAAAATGGAGGGATTACATGCTTAA